In bacterium, the sequence TAGGATCCAGGTGTCGTCTCGCTAAAAGGAGAAGTCATGGCCGGTCTCGAACCCTCCCGTTCCGCGCTCCCCAAGCTCGGAGCGCTCGTCCTCTTGGTGCTCGTCCTGATCGCAGGGGTGCTCTTCTCGCGTCAGATGATCGGGACCCAGCGGGCCTCGCAGGCCCCGGCCGGCGAGTTGCGCCTTGCGATCGCACCGCTTGCCGAGCTCAAGGCCTTCAAGCCCATGCCCTTCGAGGTCACGGTCCGGACGCCGGATGGCTTGCCGCTCGAAGGCGCCGAGGTTCGCTTCGATCTGACCATGCCCGACATGGAGATGCCCCTCAACCGCTTCGACGCCCAGCCGGTGCCGGGCCAGCCCGGCGTGTACCGGGGCGAGGGCAACTTCACCATGGGCGGCCGCTGGCAGATCGAGGCCACCGCGAAGCAGGGGGATCGCACCGGCGCGGCCACCGAGCTGGTCGAGATCTCCACGCGATGATTCCCCTCTGGGCGGCCCTCTCGCTGGGCTTCCTCTTCAGCTTCGCCCACTGCCTGGGCATGTGCGGCGGCATCGTCGCCGCCTACTCCTCGACCCTGCCCGAGGGCGGGCGCGGGAAGTGGACCGTTCACCTCCTTTACAACCTGGGACGGACCGCTTCGTACGCCGTGATCGGCCTGGGAGTCGGGGCCTTGGGCTCTGCGGTCGCCCTCGGCGGGCGCCTCGCGGGGATGCAGGGGGCGCTCAGCGTCGTCTCCGGTGTTCTCATGATCCTCTTGGGGCTGGGGATGCTCGGCTGGCGTCGCCTGAGCCCCGAGGCTCTGCCCTCTTTCGCCGAGGCTCCCTGGTTCAAGGGTCTCTTCCGTCAAGCCATGACTCTCGATCCGCACGCGCGCGCCTTCGGGGTCGGGGTGCTCAACGGCTGGCTGCCTTGCGGCATGGTCTACAGCGGGGCGGCGATCGCTGCCACCACCGGCTCGGCGCTCGGCGGCGGCCTCACCATGGCGAGCTTTGGCCTTGGCACCCTGCCGGCGATGCTCTTGCTCGGCCTCATCGCCTATCGCGTTGGCGTGACGATTCGCCAGCGCCTCCAGCAGGTCGGCGCCCTCGTCCTGATCGGGATCGGGGTCCTTACCGTTTTTAGGGGCCTGGTCTGAAAAATTTTTCCGAGAATTTTTAGAGATTTTTTCGATCGAGCCGTCTCTCCACCCTGGAGGGACGGCTCGAAAGCAAGACGGGGGTTCGCTTTGAGCAATAGGTTAAATAAAGGTTAAATAGTTAAGGTAGGGTTATTGACAGTTAAGGTGGATTAATCTATTCTGAATCTTGTCGATACGTTGCCGGGCCGAAGACGCCCCACCGCGCAAGGAGTCACCCGTGAAGAAGAACCTCGTCGCCTTGATGCTTTCCTCGGTTGCCGCCGCGAGCGCGCTCGTGGGTTGCGGCGTCCCCGGCGCCTCGATGGTCAACGGCGAGACCGGTTCCCTCAAGGGCATGAGCGCCGTCACCGGCACCAAGCGCGCCTTCCTGGTCGGCATCAACGACTACATGATGCAGGGTGCCGACCTGCGCGGTTGCGTCAACGACATCAAGAACGTCCAGGCCAACATGCTGAGCGCCGAGGGCTTCAAGGCGAACGACACGACCGTCCTGCTCGACCAGCAGGCCACCCGCGAGAACATCCTCGCCGGCCTCAAGGCCGCGGTCGCCGCCACCAAGAAGGGTGACTTCCTCTACTTCCACTACTCGGGTCACGGCGCCCAGGTCCGCGACACCAACGGCGACGAGCCGGACGGCATGGATGAGATCCTCTGCCCCACCGACCTGGCTTCGGGCCCCAACGGCTTCAAGAACGCCATCCTCGACGACGAGCTGCAGAGCATCCTCGGTCAGCTGCCCGCCGGCGCCTCGATGCTGTTCGTCTCGGACTCCTGCAACTCGGGCACGGTCGATCGCCTCAACCGCGTCCGCGGCCTGAACCTCGAGAACAACACCCGCAACCTGGACGCCGTCCGCGTCAACACCAAGGCGATGAGCACCTTCGCGGCCCGCGCCAACAGCGGCGCCTACACCCTGATCTCGGGCTGCCAGGACGACCAGACCTCGGCCGACGCCTACATCACCGGCACCTACAACGGCGCGCTGACCTACTACCTCGTCGACTCCTACAAGAAGGGCGGCCAGGCGATGACCTACGCCGACTGGCACAAGGCGACCGTCTCGGCGATCAAGGCCAACCGCTACTCGCAGACCCCCAACCTGCAGGGTGCTGCCAACGCCAAGATCTTCAGCATCGTCAACTAACAACCAGACCTCTCTGGTTCAAGGGAACAGGCAGTCGCATCACGCGACTGCCTGTTCCCTTTTCGGGGCCGCTGCAACAGTGGCGTGCGCTGGATAAGAAGCCCTTGAAGGGTCTTGTATGCTAGACTAAATCATAGCGTTCGGAGGTATAGCTCAACGGTCAGAGCAGGGGACTCATAATCCCTTGGTTCAGGGTTCGAATCCCTGTGCCTCCACTATTCCCCAGAGTCAGTCGTAGTGCTGATTCTGGGTTTTTTTATTTGCTGCTCAAATAATGGTTTTTCTTAGTCGAGGTAACAGGTGGGGTAACAAATCACCAGCCGTTGCCCTCTGGGGGCTTAGCGATTCTTTGAGGGAATGAGGTTTCTGAGCCTGCTCAACCGAAGCTCAAAGTCATTCTCCTAATGTTCGCCTTGCTGAGGGTAGGGCGCTTCTAGGAACCAAGAGGCTGCTTTTCCGTATAGCTCGGCATATGATTGAGAAGGGCAAACCAAGAGCGTTTCGTCCTGTCGTTAATCGTGCTGCTTCCGGTCGGTTGATGAATTGAAACCATCCAAGACTGCATCCAGGAGATATGCAGGAACTCCTTGGACGCTCATTTGAGAGTCTTTTGTCGTAACTATACATGGAGTGCCTGCTATTTCAGGTTTTATTTCCATTAATTTTTTAATCTTTAGCGCGCTGCGTCGCGCAATATCATTATCTTCAGCTAACAGGTCGATCATGATTCGCTTTAGGCTGTATACTGTGCTGTTAATATGAGTTGTTACATCAATTTCATTGGGTTGGTCCTGAATTTCTTTTCTTAGTTTTTTCCAATCGAAAGATTCAAGAAGTTGATCGCGACTTATATGTGCTCGAATGCTGTAAGTTACCGAGTTTGTATTTTCGTCAACTAATTCATAAGTTAAACCAACGGACCCGATGGGAAGACCGCAGTGTTGTGCGTAGTTTCTTAAACCATTCAGAAATCGATACGAAAAATGATTTTCATATTCGCGAGAGCAGGATGCCTTGAATTGTTTAAGCTGTTTCGAGTCGTTACCAAATTCCCGGTTTAGTCGAGTCTCTGTATGGTGTAGGAAGGATCTGATTGATGTTAGTAAGTTGAGCGCTAGTCGATTTGTTTCAATTACAATTCTGTCCATCTTGGAAGCAGACTTCGAACCGTTTTTTACAAAATCTTTTAAGCATTCTTCAAGAAATTTGTTGTACTCATGGTGGTTCATCATTATCATTACGAATAGCTGCGATTGGCTAAGGATCTTTGACAGCGTATTCATCGCTCCCAGAAGCTCAGAGTATTCCTTAAAGTGTAGCTTCTTAATGATTTCGATCTTGTCGCCGTTTAGCAGAGCAAATTGATGTTCCATGGTCCCTCGCTAACCTTCTTCCGTTAGGCCGCCGCTTCGAGCTTCAAGTGGTCTGATGAGTCGATCGATTCGTTTAGCAACGGTTTCGTTGACGACCGTTCCATTGGCAATGTAGCCATGAATACGCTCGCCCGTTAACCATCTTACGATCACATCGCTAGTTGCCTTTGCTTTTCTGGGGTCTGCGGGATTGAAATCCTCCCAGAGAATGAGATAGGACGATTTTTTGCAGCGCTCTTCCTGGCGATGGGGTGGGGCTTGCCCTCGCTTGCTTGCGATTACTACGACGAAACAGATCTGGTTGATTGTTGCGGAATGTAAAGTGTTGCGATAGAGTATCGACACAAACCAAAAAGGACGTCGGTTCCGAGCCCGGCTTCGGCCGAATACCAGGATCGATGCCTGGCGACCTCTCGCCACCAAGGCGAAAGCTTTGAACGGGAGAGTCACCCCCCGTAATAGGGGACAATGGTTTCGGGAGAGCCCAGGGGTGAAAACCTCTGGGCTCTCACCTTGAGGCCCCGGAAAGGATGGTTGTGATGGCGACGCTCAAGAAACGGCTGCCCGAGAATGTCGCGGGCGAATTCTTCGTCGACTCCACCTGCATCGACTGTGGCACCTGTCGCCAGCTCGCGTGCCGCACCTTCGGGGAAAGCGGCGACTTCTCCTACGTCTACGCCCAGCCCCAGTCCGCCGATGAAACCCATGACGCCCTGCGCGCCCTCTTGTGCTGCCCGACGGGCTCCATCGGCACGGTCCATCCCAACCAGGCCCGCGAGGTGATGGCGGACTTTCCGCTGCCGCTCGATGATGGGGTCTACTACAACGGCTTCAACTCGCCCAAGTCCTTCGGCGGCAACAGCTACTTCATCCAGCACCCGCAAGGCAACTGGCTCATCGACTCCCCCAAGTACCTGTCCCACCTCGTCCAGCGCTTCGAGGCCATGGGCGGTATCCGCTATATTTTCCTGACCCACCGAGACGACGTCGCCGATGCCGACCGTTACGCCGAAACCTTCAAGGCCCAGCGCATCATCTACGATGCCGATCGATCGGCCGTACCGGCGGCGGAGACCATCCTCAACGGGGATGAGCCCGTGGAGCTGGCCAAGGGCTTTGTCGTCATCCCGACCCCAGGCCACACCCGAGGGCATGCCGCCCTGCTGTACGAGAACCGCTACCTGTTCAGCGGCGATCACTTGTGGGGCTATCCGGATGATCGGAGCCTCGGAGCCTCGCAAAGCGTGTGCTGGTACTCATGGCCCGAGCAGGTCCGATCCATGGAGCGGCTTCTCGGCTACTCGTTCGAGTGGGTGCTGCCTGGCCACGGGGACCGGATCCACCTGCCGCCCGACGTGATGCATGCGGCCCTCGAAACGCTCGTGAGGCGCATGCGCCAGTCGCTCGTCGCGGGAACGGCAGCGAGGTGAAGGATCGCATCCATCTGTCTCTTCGAAAGCGGAGGCCGGTCGTCCAGACGACCGGCCTCCGGGTTGTTTAGCGCTGGGGGTGTGTCAGCGGGGAACCTTGGTGAGCTGGGCGCACAGCGTGCCGCACAGAGCCTCGATCTCGGCTTCCGTGTTGTAGTAGTGGACCGAGGCTCGCAGGATGGCCTCCAGCTGACGGGCTTCCATGTCGAGCCGGGTCGAGCTCATCGACGAGGTGCTCAAGTTGAGGCCCTGGGCCGAGAGCGCGTCGCGCAGCGCCAGGGGCTCGTGCCCGCGGACGGTGAAGGAGACGATCCCGCAGCGCCGGAGGCCTTGGTCATGCACCGTGACCCCGGGCAGGGCCGAGAGGGCGCCTCGTAGCCGTTCGGCCAGGTAAACGATGCGCTCCTCGATGTTTTCGAGCCCCCAGTCGAGGGCATAGCGCACGGCCGCCCCCAGGCCGAGCCGGCCCGCGAGGCTGGACTCCCAGCTCTCGAAGCGGCGGGCGTCTTGGCGAATTTCGTAGCGGTCGGGATGCGTCCAGGTCGCGGCGTGAAGGTCGAGCATGGCGGGCTCCAGCCGGTCCAGCACCCGGCGCGAGACGTAGAGGAAGCCCGTGCCGCGCGGGCCGCGCAGGTACTTGCGCCCGGTCGCCGAGAGGAAGTCGCACCCGATGGCCTCCACGTCGATGGGCAGTTGCCCCACCGACTGGCATGCATCGAGCAGGTAGAGCACGCCG encodes:
- a CDS encoding caspase family protein; the protein is MKKNLVALMLSSVAAASALVGCGVPGASMVNGETGSLKGMSAVTGTKRAFLVGINDYMMQGADLRGCVNDIKNVQANMLSAEGFKANDTTVLLDQQATRENILAGLKAAVAATKKGDFLYFHYSGHGAQVRDTNGDEPDGMDEILCPTDLASGPNGFKNAILDDELQSILGQLPAGASMLFVSDSCNSGTVDRLNRVRGLNLENNTRNLDAVRVNTKAMSTFAARANSGAYTLISGCQDDQTSADAYITGTYNGALTYYLVDSYKKGGQAMTYADWHKATVSAIKANRYSQTPNLQGAANAKIFSIVN
- a CDS encoding MBL fold metallo-hydrolase, whose product is MATLKKRLPENVAGEFFVDSTCIDCGTCRQLACRTFGESGDFSYVYAQPQSADETHDALRALLCCPTGSIGTVHPNQAREVMADFPLPLDDGVYYNGFNSPKSFGGNSYFIQHPQGNWLIDSPKYLSHLVQRFEAMGGIRYIFLTHRDDVADADRYAETFKAQRIIYDADRSAVPAAETILNGDEPVELAKGFVVIPTPGHTRGHAALLYENRYLFSGDHLWGYPDDRSLGASQSVCWYSWPEQVRSMERLLGYSFEWVLPGHGDRIHLPPDVMHAALETLVRRMRQSLVAGTAAR
- a CDS encoding sulfite exporter TauE/SafE family protein, whose protein sequence is MIPLWAALSLGFLFSFAHCLGMCGGIVAAYSSTLPEGGRGKWTVHLLYNLGRTASYAVIGLGVGALGSAVALGGRLAGMQGALSVVSGVLMILLGLGMLGWRRLSPEALPSFAEAPWFKGLFRQAMTLDPHARAFGVGVLNGWLPCGMVYSGAAIAATTGSALGGGLTMASFGLGTLPAMLLLGLIAYRVGVTIRQRLQQVGALVLIGIGVLTVFRGLV
- a CDS encoding FixH family protein; this encodes MAGLEPSRSALPKLGALVLLVLVLIAGVLFSRQMIGTQRASQAPAGELRLAIAPLAELKAFKPMPFEVTVRTPDGLPLEGAEVRFDLTMPDMEMPLNRFDAQPVPGQPGVYRGEGNFTMGGRWQIEATAKQGDRTGAATELVEISTR
- a CDS encoding aminotransferase class V-fold PLP-dependent enzyme, whose translation is MSIDLSRARAETPGCAHVTHFNNAGAALMPQPVLDAVMAHLELEARIGGYEAARQQDEAHEQVYDDIARLIGAQRDEIALFENSTRAWDMAFYSIPFKAGDRILTSAAEYASNFIAFLQLAKKAGVEITVVPNDEHGQISLSALRAAMDERVKLIALTHVPTNGGLVNPAEEVGAIAKEAGVLYLLDACQSVGQLPIDVEAIGCDFLSATGRKYLRGPRGTGFLYVSRRVLDRLEPAMLDLHAATWTHPDRYEIRQDARRFESWESSLAGRLGLGAAVRYALDWGLENIEERIVYLAERLRGALSALPGVTVHDQGLRRCGIVSFTVRGHEPLALRDALSAQGLNLSTSSMSSTRLDMEARQLEAILRASVHYYNTEAEIEALCGTLCAQLTKVPR